GGCCCGCACCGTCGACCTCGACCGCCCGCTGGAGATCCCGTTCGATCGTCCGGAGCTGGAGCGGGTGGACGACGAGACCGACCGGCTGCTGGCCGAGGCGTCGGCTCCCGGAGCGTCCACGGAGACGGTTCTGACGAGCGGTCGGCAGGCTGCCCTGCGATTGCTCGACATCGCCGGCCCGTGGACCCGCACCGCTGCGGAGGACGCCCTGACCGGCTCCGAGGCCGACCTGCGGCAGTTCCTGAGCACCGGTCGCCTGTTGGCCGCGGAGCAGGACGACCGTGGGCGGGTGCTGCACCTGGCTGAGGGTGCCGGGCCGCCGGCGTTCAAGGAGGCCGCGAAGGCGGCCCTCGGTGGCGATCACGACGATGTCCGCACGTTCCTCGACGGCCGGCAGTACCCGGGCAAGGAGCTGGACGACCGGATCAAGGTCGGCCAGATCATGGCCGCCGGTGGGCCCACCACCAAGGCGGCGGCGCAGACCGCGCTGAACTCCGGTGCGGCTGCGGTGGCCCAGTTCCTTCGCACCGGCCGCTACCAGGCGGCGGAGGCTGACGACCGGATCACCGCCGGGCAGATCATCACCGCCGGGGGTCCCGAGGTCAAGGCGGCGGGCAGGATCGGGCTCGAAGGGCCTCGCGGCTACATCCGGTACTTCATCGAAACGGAGCAGTTCAAGGCCCGCCAGCGGGACCAGGAGGCAGCGACGCACGCCGCGACCGTCAGCCGGTATGTCGCGGAGGCGTCCCAGTACGCCGCCAACGCTCAGAAGGACGCGGCCGACGCCGGTCATGCCGCAGCGATCGCCCGGCAGGCGCAGGCCGAGGCCGAGGCGTACGCCCGGCAGGCCAGCCAGGCCGCGGCGCTGGCGGCCGGGTACGCCGCCGACGCCCAGGCATCGGCGCTGCAGGCGAAGGCTTCGGCAGACCAGGCCGCAGCCGCAGCACAACGCGCCCGGGAGGCCGCCGCTTCGGCCCAGCGGGCGGCCCAGTCGGCCACTCGGTCGGCCAGTGAGGCGAACGCCTCGGCCGCGCAGGCCCGCGGTTACGCCGCCGCGGCTCAGTCGTCGGCGGCGCGGGCCCGTGCCTCGGCGATCGAGGCCGGTAAGGACGCGGTTCTCGCGGCCCAGGCGGCGATCGAGGCGATGCAGATCGCGGTGCGCAAGCAGCGGGAGGAGGAGCAGGCCCGCCTCGCTGCAGAGATGGTCGTGACCGACCCCGATGCGGACAAGGATCCCTACGATCCCACCACACCATCGGACAACGGCGCGTTCGGCTCGAAGACTCCGCCATGGAACGAGCCCACCGCCCTGCTGGAGATGCGGGCACAGCTCTGGACGACCATGCAGGGTGTCTGCGTGCTGACCACCCAGGCCTGCGCGCTGTGGAAGCACTACTACAACGCCTCGGGTGACGACTTCACGGTCAACGTGGACGACTACCTGAGGGACAGTCAGTTCAAGTCCGCCGTCGACCGCGACGTGGCGGAGTTGCTCGCCACGGCTGGCAGCCGGTGCGCCGGCAGCGGGCGGTCGTCCTGTACCTACAACATCGACAGCATGTGGCGGGGGGTGAGCATGACCGAGAACCTGGACTACCGACTGGGGGTTCGGGGCGTCCAGTACCGAGTCAACGGGTCCATCACCGTCTCGATGGTCAACGGGGTGCCCAGGACGGCCGGCAGCTACGAGGTCGATGTCTACAAGGACTGGAACTTCGACGCCGACGAGGAAATCTGGGGCATCTCGTTCAGCGACTACGCCGCCATGCACACGTACGGGGTGGCGCAGGAGTTCACGGTCAAGGGCACGAGCAGCACCCAGAGTCTGGGCTGACAGGTGGGTTCCGCCCTAGGGTTACGACCTATGACCTGGCGGCGGCGTCTGGCGGTGGTGGGCACGGTGCTGGCCGTGCTCGCCGCCGCCTTCGGCGTGGCGTTGTGGGGCAAGGGTCCCTTCGACGGGCGGGCGTACCCGTCGAGCAGGTGGGACAAGTCGATGGGCGAGATCTTCGACCAGTTCCAGGTGCGAGTGCCCGACTGCGCTCTCGCCGACCTTCGGTACTGGTCGGGCGACTACATCGATGACACCCTCTACCTGACGTTCGCGTCCGACGCCCCCTGCGTGGACGGCTTCCTGCGGGACAACCAGCTCGCGGGCGGCACCGCCGTCAGCCGGGACGACGCCCTCCGGTTTCGCGACGACAAGCGCACGGACTGGGGCTGGTACGAGGACGACAGCACCTCCTACCTGCGCTTCCGGAGTAGGCCGTTGGCGGGCACGGAGATCACCGTCGAGGTGACCACCGGCCAGGGGCGATCACGGGTCTATCTGCACGGGGTGGAGTTCTAGCGCGTTTCCGCCGACCCTTCACAAGGCGGCACGCAGGCGGCTAGATTGACGTTCATCTGTGGGAGCGCTCCCGAGGCGCCCCCGGCTCCACCACCACAGCCGCCGGGCACCCGTGCCCTGACGTCGTCCCGCTTCGGTCGGGCTGCCCGGCGGCGCCATCGACAGGAGTTCCGCCATGTCCTACCCGGAACGGATTCGCCGCCGGCCCGTGCAGCCTGTGCGGGACCAGCCCTGGCCGCGGCGGTTGCTGGCCGCTGGCGTCGCCCTGCTCACGGGTCTCGCCCTCGCGGTCGCCGGGCCGACGTCGTCGCCCGCCTCCGCCGCGCCAGCGGCCTACAACTACGCCGAGGTGCTGCAGAAGTCGCTGCTCTTCTACGAGGCGCAGCAGTCCGGGCGGCTGCCCGACTGGAACCGGGTCTCCTGGCGCGGCGACAGCGCGCTCACCGACGGCGCCGACGCTGGGCTGGACCTCACCGGCGGCTGGTACGACGCGGGCGACCACGTGAAGTTCGGCTTCCCGATGGCGTTCAGCGCCACCATGCTCGCCTGGGGCGCTGTGGAGTACCGCAGCGGCTACACCGCGTCCGGCCAACTGCCGCACCTGCTCAACAACCTGCGCTTCGTCAACGACTACTTCATCAAGGCGCACCCGTCCGCCAACGTCCTCTACGGACAGGTCGGCAAGGGCGACGACGACCACAAGTGGTGGGGTCCGGCCGAGGTGATGGCGATGGCGCGGCCCGCGTACAAGATCGATGCGAGCTGTGGCGGCGCGGACCTGGCGGGGGAGACGGCGGCCGCGATGGCCGCGTCCTCGATGGTCTTCCGTCCCACCGACGCGGCCTACGCCGACCGGCTGCTCGGGCACGCCCGGCAGCTCTACACCTTCGCCGACACGGTGCGGAAGTCCTACCACGAGTGCATCACCGACGCGACCAGCTTCTACCGCTCGTGGAGCGGCTGGCAGGACGAGCTGGTCTGGGCGGCGATCTGGCTGCACCGGGCCACCGGCGAGGCCAGCTACCTGGCCAAGGCCGAGAGTGAGTACGACAAGCTCGGCACCGAGAACCAGTCCACCACCCGCTCCTACAAGTGGACGATCGCCTGGGACAACAAGCAGTTCGGGGCGTACGTGCTGCTGGCCAACCTGACCGGCAAGCAGAAGTACGTCGACGACGCCAACCGCTGGTTGGACTACTGGACCGTCGGGGTGGACGGGCAGCGGGTGCCGTATTCACCCGGTGGGATGGCGGTGCTCGACTCCTGGGGTGCGTTGCGCTACGCGGCCAACACCTCCTTCGCCGCGCTGGTCTACAGCGACAAGACCACCGACACCACCCGCAAGGCGCGTTACCACGACTTCGCCGTCCGGCAGATCAACTACGCGCTGGGCGACAACCCGCGCAACTCCAGCTACGTCATCGGGTTCGGCGCCAACTCGCCGCGCAACCCGCACCACCGCACCGCCCACGGCTCCTGGTGGGACAGCCAGACGGTGCCCGTCGAGACCCGGCACACCCTCTACGGCGCGCTGGTCGGCGGCCCGTCCTCGGCCAACGACGCGTACAGCGACAGCCGGTCGGACTACGTGATGAACGAGGTGGCCACCGACTACAACGCCGGCTTCACCTCCGCGCTGGTCCGGCTGGTCTCCGAGTACGGCGGCACGCCGCTCGCCAACTTCCCGGTCGCCGAGACGCCGGACATCGACGAGCTGACAGTGGAGACCACTGTGACGCAGGCCGAACCGCGGGCCACCGGGCTCAAGGTGATGGTCTACAACAAGTCGGCGTTCCCGGCCCGGGCCCTGACCGACGGCCGGTTCCGGTACTACTTCCGGCCCGACGGCACCGGCCCGGTGCAGGTCACCGCCGGCTACACCCAGGGCTGCCCGTCCCCGACGACGGCCAAGCAGTTCAGCGGCGACATCTGGTACGTCGAGGTGGACTGCACCGGGCACACCATCGCCCCGGCCGGGCAGTCGCAGCACCGGATGGAGGTCCAGTTCAAGATCGGTGTGCCGGAGGGTGGCACCTGGGACCCGACCAACGACCCGTCGTACCAGGCCACCGCCGGGCCCAACCGGAAGGTGCCGCTCTATTCCGGCACCACCCGCGTCTGGGGCGAGGAGCCGGGCCCGGTCGTGCCGGACACCACCGCGCCCACAGTGCCCGGCACGCCCGTCGCGTCCGCCGTCACGTCCAGCGGGCTCACGCTGACCTGGACCACGTCCACCGACACGGGCGGCAGCGGGTTGGCCGGCTACGAGGTGACCCGCACCTCGGCCGGCGCCGACCCAGTCGTCACCGCCTCGACGGGGGCCTCCCTGGCCGTGACCGGCCTGGCACCCGAGCGGACGTACCAGTTCACCGTGCGGGCGCTCGACGGCGCCGGCAATCGTTCGGCGGCATCGGCCGCCCTCAGCGTCACCACGCCGGCCGGTCCGGCGCCGGACACCACCCCGCCGACCGCACCCGGTACGCCCACCGCCGCAGCGGTCGGCCCGACCGGCCTGACCCTGACCTGGGGCCCGTCCACCGACGCGGCGGGCGTCACGGCCTACCGCGTCTACCGGGGCGGGAACGTCCTGGTCGGCTCGGCCACCGGCACCACGCTGGCCGTGACCGGGCTGACCGCCTCCACCACGTACACGTTCACGGTGGTGGCGGTGGACGCGGCCGGAAACGTCTCGGCCGCGTCGCCCGGCGTCACGGTCACCACCACGGCCCCGCCCGCCGGCGGCGGCTGCGCGGTGACCTGGACAGCGAACAACTGGGACACCGGGTTCACCGCGAACATCACGATCGCCAACACCGGAACGACGCCGATAAACGGCTGGACGCTCACGTTCACGTTCCCGAGCAGCGGGCAGAAGATCGGGCAGGCCTGGTCGGCGAACGTGACCCAGACCGGCACCGCGGTGACCGCGTCGAACCTGTCCTACAACGGGACACTGGCGCCGGGTGCGTCGACGAGCTTCGGCTTCAACGGCACCCACACCGGCAGTACCACCAGGCCGGCCGCCTTCACCCTGAACGGCACCGCCTGCACCGTCTCCTGACTCATCGACGCGGCGTGGCGTGGTCGGTACCGCGCCCGGGCGACCGGCCACGCTACGCCGCGCGCGGCACAGCATTTCCGAAACTTTTCCGTAACACATTGTCCGGACCGACACGTGGTGTAAGCATCGACTGGATTAGATGTCCCAATCGAGACGTCCGGTCGTCCCCGCCTCGGCGGCCCGGGTGTTGGCCAGTAAGGAGGCTGAGATGGCAATGAGCCCATCCGTTCATCGCGGCGCGACTGGGCGACGGCGATCGCCCGCCGTCCGAGCGCTGCTCGCCGGCGCGTTCAGCGTCGTGACCGTGGCCGCCGTCGCGGTGATGATGCCCTCGGCGAACGCCGCCGCGAGCACGCTCGGCGCGGCCGCCGCACAGTCGGGCCGGTACTTCGGCACCGCCATCGCGGCGGGCCGGCTCGGCGACTCGACATACAGCACGATCGCCGCGCGCGAGTTCAACATGATCACGGCTGAGAACGAGATGAAGCCGGACGCGACGCAGCCCCAGCGGGGCCAGTTCAACTTCAACTCCGGCGACCAGATCTACAACTGGGCGACCCAGCGCGGCCTGAAGGTCCGTGGGCACACCCTGGCCTGGCACGCGCAACAGCCGGGGTGGATGCAGAGCCTGAGCGGCAGCAACCTCCGTCAGGCGATGATCGACCACATCAACGGCGTGATGGGCCACTACCGGGGCAAGCTCGCCGCCTGGGACGTGGTCAACGAGGCGTTCAACGAGGACGGCAGCCGTCGCCAGTCCAACCTCCAGGGCACCGGCAACGACTGGATCGAGGTCGCGTTCCGCACCGCGCGGGCGGCCGACCCTTCGGTCAAGCTCTGCTACAACGACTACAACATCGAGAACTGGTCGTACGGCAAGACGCAGGGCGTCTACCGCATGATCCAGGACTTCAAGTCCCGTGGCGTGCCGATCGACTGCGTCGGGTTGCAGACCCACTTCACCGGCGGCAGCTCGCTGCCGAGCAACTTCCAGACCACGCTGTCCAGCTTCGCCGCGCTCGGCGTGGACGTGGCGCTGACCGAGGTCGACGTCACCAACTCCTCCACCACCCAGTACGCCGGGCTGACCCAGGCGTGCCTGAACGTGCCGCGCTGCATCGGCATCACCGTCTGGGGCGTACGCGACAGCGACTCCTGGCGCTCCAACGAGAGCCCGCTGCTCTTCGACGGCGGCGGCAACAAGAAAGCCGCCTACAACTCGGTCCTCAACGCGCTCAACGCGGCCCCCCCGACCTCGAGCCCGACCGCGACCCCGACGGTGAGCCCGACCACGAGCCCGCCGCCGAGCGGCGGCGCCGGCCGGATCGTCGGCGTGCAGTCGGGCCGGTGCATCGACGTGCCCAACGCCACGCAGACCAACGGCACCCGCGTCCAGCTCTACGACTGCAACAGTCAGTCGAACCAGCAGTGGACGTACACCAGCGGCAAGCAGTTGAGGGTCTACGGCAGCAAGTGCCTCGACGCGAACGGCGCGGGCACCGCGAACGGCACCGGAATCATCATCTGGGAGTGCAACGGCCAGCCGAACCAGCAGTGGAACATCAACTCCAACGGCACCATCAGCGGCGTGCAGTCCGGCCGGTGCCTGGACGTCTGGGGTACCGGCAACGGCCAGCAGGTCCAGCTGTACGACTGCCACGGACAGACCAACCAGCAGTGGCGGACCGACTTCGGCGGCGACACGCCGCCGACGTCGACCCCGCCGACCACCACGCCGCCGCCGACGGGTGGCTGCGCGCTCCCGTCGACCTACCGGTGGTCGTCGACCGGCGCGCTGGCGAACCCGCAGAACGGCTGGGTCTCGGTCAAGGACTTCACAAACGTGGTCTACAACGGCAAGCACCTGGTCTACGCGTCCAACGTCAACAGCAGCGGCCAGTACGGATCGATGAACTTCAGCCTGTTCACCAACTGGTCCGACATGGCCTCGGCCGGCCAGACCGGAATGAGTCAGGGCACCGTGGCACCCACGCTGCTGTACTTCGCCCCGAAGAACATCTGGGTGCTGGCGTACCAGTGGGGACCGACCTCGTTCAGCTACAAGACGTCGAGCGACCCGACGAACGCAAACGGCTGGTCCTCGGCGCAGACGCTCTCCACCGCCACCCTCTCCGACGCCCCGTACGGGGTGATCGACCAGACCCTCATCGGCGACGACCAGAACATGTACCTGTTCTTCGCCGGGGACAACGGCAAGATCTACCGGTCGAGCATGCCGCTGGGGAACTTCCCGGGCAGCTTCGGCTCGACCTACACGACGGTCATGACCGACTCGACGAACAACCTGTTCGAGGGCGTCGAGGTCTACAAGGTGCAGGGCCAGAACCAGTACCTCATGATCGTCGAGGCGATCGGGAGTCAGGGACGCTACTTCCGGTCGTTCACGTCCACCAGTCTGAACGGCTCGTGGACCCCGCAGGCCGCCACCGAGAGCAACCCCTTCGCCGGCAAGGCCAACAGCGGCGCGACGTGGACCAACGACATCAGCCACGGTGACCTGGTCCGCACCAACCCCGACCAGACCAAGACCGTCGACGCCTGCAACCTGCAGTTCCTGTACCAGGGCAAGAACCCCAGTGCGGGCGGCGACTACAACCTGCTGCCGTGGCGGCCGGGTGTGCTGACCCTCCAGCGTTAGGCGTCACTCCGTTCGCGGAGAACCGGGGCGTGCCCGGCACCGTGCGGTGCCGGGCACGCCCGTCCGAGATCTGCGTCCGGGTACCCACACCGTCGTACCCGGGATGATCATCCTGCTGGCCGGCGCCCTCTCCGTCGCGCTCGCCACGAGCGCCGCCCGGCGGGTGCCCCAGCGGCACTGACCCCCGGCATGCCATTGGGTGGCATCGCTCGCCTGTACCCAAGATCCCGCCAAGGCCGGGGGATAAGCAGGCGGGATTCGGGGCAAGGCAGCAGTGTGATTGAGCTGCTGACCGTTGGACACGGCACAGCCGACCGGGTGCGGCTGGGAGAGTTGCTGACCGGGGCCGGGGTGGCGCTGCTGGTGGACGTGCGACGGTACCCGGCCAGCCGCACCAACCCCGACGTGCACCGCGAGGAGCTTGAGCGGTGGTTGCCCGAGTACGCCATCGACTACCGCTGGGAGCCGCACCTGGGCGGCCGCCGGCACGTCCCGGCCGGGGAGCCCGAGCCGGACACCTGGTGGAAGGTCGCGGCGTTCCGGGCGTACGCCGCCTACACCCGCACCCAGGACTTCGACACGGCGCTGACCGGGGTGCTGGCCGACGCGGCTGAACGCACCACCGCTGTCATGTGCAGCGAGAGCCTCTGGTGGCGCTGCCACCGCCGGCTGATCGCCGACGTCGCGGCGCTCGGTCGCGGGACGCCGGTGGCCCACCTCATGCCGGAGGGGCGGCTCAGCCCGCACCAGCCCGCCGAGGGTGCCCGGCGACTCCCCAACGGGCACCTCTGCTGGGACGGTTGAGGTGCCCGCTCACTCCACCAGGTCGTCGGCGAGCAGGTCCATCAGCAGACCGTCGTGCCAGCGCCCGTCCTCGCCACGCTCGTAACGGCGCAGCACCCCCACCGGGCGGAAACCCACCTTCGCGTACGCGCGGATGGCGGCGCTGTTCGCCGCCGCCGGGTCGATGGTGAAGCGGTGGTGGCCGTACTCGTCGATCAGGTGCCGGGCCAGGGTGCGGATCGCGTCCCCACCCAGGCCCTCACCGCGGGCCGCCGGTTCGAGGAAGACGTCCAGGCTGGCGTGCCGGTAGTCCGGGTCCGCCTCGGCGTACCACTGGATGGCGCCGACCACCCGGCCGTCGTGCTCGATCGCGTACACGTGCAGGTCGTCGTCGCCGAGGTCGGCGCGGACGGAACCGGTCAGGTCGTCGCCGCCCCGCCACCACCGGCGGACCTCCGGGTCGGCCCGGATCGCGACGAGGGCCTCCACGTCCGCGGCCGTCGCCGGTCGCAGGACCACCGCCCGCCCGCGCAGCACCGGCTCAGCCCCGAACTTCGCCGTGCTCGACGCAGACCGCCGACCAACCCACCGGCAGCACCTGCACCTTCATCCGGCGCCGGCACCGGGGACAGAATCGGGGCGGCTCCAACTCGCGAGCCGACGCGCAGGCCGGGTGGGCGGTGGCCGTCGCCGACTCACCGCACCGGTCGCACCACAGCTCCGTCGTCGTCACGGTCATCACAGCGTGTCGGAGAGCGCCTTGACCGGCATCTTCAGCTCGGCCAGCAGATCCAGGTCGGCGGTCGCCGGTCGACCCAGCGTGGTCAGGTAGTTGCCGACGATCACCGCGTTGATGCCGCCGAGCAGACCGTCACGGGTGCCCAGGTCACCGAGGGTGATCTCCCGGCCGCCCGCGTACCGCAGGATGGTGCGCGGCATGGCCAGCCGGAACGCGGCGATGGCCCGCAGCGCGTCCTTGCCCTCCACCACCGGGCGGTCGCCGAGCGGGGTGCCGGGGCGCGGGTTGAGGAAGTTGAGCGGCACCTCGTGCGGGGCCAGCTCGGCGAGCTGCGCGGCGAACTCGGCCCGCTGCTCGACGGTCTCGCCGAGGCCGAGGATGCCGCCGCAGCACACCTCCATGCCGGAGTCGCGGACCATCCGCAGCGTCTCCCAGCGCTCCTCCCAGGAGTGCGTGGTGACCACGTTGGGGAAGTACGACTTGCAGGTTTCCAGGTTGTGGTTGTAGCGGTGCACGCCCATGTCGACCAGGTCGTCGACCTGCTCCTGGGTGAGCATGCCCAGCGACGCGGCGACCTGGATGTCGACCTCCGCCCTGATGGCGGCGACGCCCTCGCGCATCTGCTTCATGAGCCGGGCGTCCGGGCCGCGCACGGCCGCGACGATGCAGAACTCGGTCGCCCCGGTCTTGGCGGTCTGCTTCGCCGCCTCGACCAGTGACGGGATGTCCAGGTAGACCGAGCGCACCGGCGAGGTGAACAGGCCGGACTGGGAGCAGAAGTGGCAGTCTTCCGGGCAGCCGCCGGTCTTCAGCGAGACGATCCCCTCGACCTCGACCTCCGGGCCGCACCAGCGCATCCGCACGTCGTGGGCGAGCTGCAGAGCGGCGGGCAGGTGCTCGTCGGGCAGGTTCAGCACGGCGAGGATGCCGGCCTGGTCGAGGCCGACACCGTCACCGAGGACCTGGGTCCGGGCCTGGTCGAGGATCGCTGGCATGGCTCGTACCTTACAAGGCGCCCCGATCAGCCGGAATGACCTAACAGCCGTCGATGCCTCGCAGCGAGTGGATCCGCCGGGCGTCGGCGGCGGGTGGTAATTTCGCCCGGCGGGTGTCGGGCTGACCGGCGCGGACGGCGGTGAAGGGGTGACGTGGCGGACTGGCTGGCGGCGCTCGACCGCCGCGCGGAGTTGCGGGCGAAGGCCGGGTTGACCCGGCGACTGACCCCGCGTCCCGCCGACGATCAGATGACCGATCTGGCCGGCAACGACTACCTCGGCCTGGCCACCCACCCGCAGGTCACGGCCGCGGCCACGGCTGCGCTGTCGGCGTACGGGCTGGGGGCGACCGGGTCGCGCCTGGTGCGTGGCTCCACCGACGCGCACCAGGCGTTGGAGGACGAGCTGGCGCAGTGGCTGGGCACCGACCGGGCCCTCGTCTTCTCCTCCGGCTACCTGGCCAACATCGGCGCGCTGCGGGCACTCGTCCAACCTCGGACGCTGCTCGTCTCCGACGCGCACAACCACGCGTCCCTGATCGACGGCTGCCGGATCTCCGGTGCGGAGACGGTGGTCACCCCGCACGCCGACGTGAACGCGGTGGCTGCCGCACTCGCGGCCGCTCCGGGTCGCCCGGCGGTGGTGGTCACCGAGTCGGTCTTCTCGGTCGACGGTGACCTCGCCCCGCTGGCCCGGCTGCACGCGGTGGCCCGCCGGCACGGTGCGCTGCTGCTGGTCGACGACGCGCACGCGCTGGGCGTGATCGGTCCGGCTGGCGCGGGCGGGGTGGCCGCCGCGAAGCTGTCCGGTGAGCCGGACGTGGTGGTCACCGCCACCCTGTCCAAGGCGCTCGGCGGCGCGGGTGGGCTGGTGGCCGGCCCGGCCGAGTTCGTCAGGCACCTGGTCGAGACCGGGCGTACGTTCATCTTCGACACGGCCCTGCCGCCGGCGGTCGCCGCCGGTGTGCACGCCGCGCTGGGGCTGGTCCGGGCTGGCGACGACCTGCGTGCGGAGCTGTCGGACCGGGTGGGGTTGGCGGTCGACCGGCTGCGTGCGGCCGGGCTGACCGTCTCCGTGCCGGACGCGGCGGTGATCTCGGTGACCGCCCCCGGGCCGGAGGCGGCGACCACCTGGGCCGCCGACTGCCGGGACCGGGGCGTCGCGGTGGGCTGCTTCCGGCCACCGTCCACCCCGGACAGCCGCTCCCGCCTGCGGCTCACGATCAGCGCGGGGGTGCCCCGGGCGGCGTTCGAGCGGGCTGTGGACGTCATCGTGGAAACTGCCCCATGACCGCGTGGGAGGGCCCGGTTCTGGTGACCGGGACTGACACCGAGGTCGGTAAGACCGTGGTGACCGCGGCGATCGCGGCCGCCGCGCAGGCCGCCGGGTTGCGGGTGGCGGTGGTCAAGCCGGGCCAGACCGGTACGGCCAGCGGTGAGCCCGGCGACGTGGACGCGGTCAACCGGTTGGCTGCCCCGCTGACCGGCCGGACCTTGGCCAAGTATCCCGATCCGCTCGCCCCGCTGGCCGCCGCCCGGGTGGCGGATCTGCCGCCGCTGGAGTTGTACGCGGTGGTGGACGCCGTCCGCGCGGAGGCGGACAAGCACGACCTTGTGTTGATCGAGGGCGCGGGTGGGCTGCTGGTGCCGATGGGGCTGCGCCCGTCGGGCGAGCCGTGGACGATGGCCGACCTGGCGGTGTCGCTCGGCGTACCCGCGGTGGTGGTCGCCCGCGCCGGGTTGGGCACGCTCAACCACACCGCGCTGACCCTGGAGGCACTCGACCGGCGTGCGGTGCCCGCCGGCGTGGTGATCGGCGCCTGGCCGACCAGACCGGAGCTGGTGCACTGGACGAACCTCACCGACCTGGTGCCGAACCTGCTCGGCGCGTTGCCCGACGGCGCCGGTGCGATGGACCCGGGGGTGTTCCGGCGGTCCGCGCCGGGTTGGCTCACCCCGGCCCTGCACGGCGTGCTCGACGACTGGCGGGTCTGGGCCGAGGAGAGCGGCTGAACACCTGACTTTCGTCGGTGTCCGCCCAGGTCGGACGTGGGTAGCCTGACCGCCGTGCCGATTTTCGACTTCTCGCCGCCGGGTTTGTCGGACCGGTGGCGTCGGCTGCTGCGGGACGTGCTGCTCTGGGCGGTGGTGGCCGCCCCGGTCGGCTATGCCGGGTTCAGCCCGCCCTATCCGCGGTACGCGTTGCCGCTGGTGGTCGGCAAGTTGGTGCTGCTCGGCGTGGCGGCGGTGCTGGCAAATCGGCGCGCACCGTTGGCGGCCCTCGTGCTGGTGGTGCTCGGGTCGGTCGTCGACGGCAACTTCGTGTTCGCGATCCCGGTCTTCAGCTATCTCGCCGGGCGGCGCAGCGCCTCCGCGGGCCGGGCGGCCGGGGTCTTCGTGCTGATCGCGGCGGGCGGCACGGCGCTCAACCTGGGCGTGCTCGGCACCGGCCCGGCCACCTGGTTCCTGCTCGCCTCGGTGCTGCTGTTCGCCGCGGTGTTCCCCTGGTTGGTCGGGCGATACCGGCGTCAGCAGCAGGAGTTGGCCGACGCCGGTCGACGGCACGTGGAGGCGCTGACCCGCGAGGAGCGTGGTGCCGCCGAGCGGATCCGGCTGCGGGAACGGGCCCGGATCGCCGGGGAGATGCACGACTCGCTCGGTCACGACCTCAGCCTGATCGCGTTGCGGGCCGCCGCCCTGGAGGTCGCCGCCGACCTGGACGATCGGCACCGGGCCGCGGCGGGGGAGCTGCGGACCAGCGTCTCCGCCGCCACCGAGCGACTGCACGAGATCATCGGGGTGCTCCGGGAGGAGGGCGGCGCGTCGGTGCGTCCGAGCGGGGAGACCGTCGCCGATCTGGTCGAGGGTGCCCGGGAGGCCGGCATGGCGGTACGCATGGAGGCCGGCCCGGCGGTCGCGGAGTTGCCGGCGATGACCGGTCACGCGGCCCACCGGATCGTCCGTGAGGCGCTGACCAACGCCGCCCGCTACGCACCGGGCGCCCCGGTGGAGGTGCGCCTGACCCGGGACGCTGATCGGGTCGAGGTCGCCGTCGTCAACGGCGCCGCGCCGGCGGGGCCGCTGCCCGCCCCACCGTCGCAGGGCAGCGGACTGCTCGCCCTCGCCGAACGGGTCCGTCTCTCCGGTGGGACGCTGCACGCCGGCCCGCGTACCGAGGGCGGCTTCGTCGTACGGGCGGTGTTGCCGGCAAGCGCGCCGCCGGTGGAGGCGATCGAGG
This portion of the Micromonospora zamorensis genome encodes:
- the bioD gene encoding dethiobiotin synthase; the encoded protein is MTAWEGPVLVTGTDTEVGKTVVTAAIAAAAQAAGLRVAVVKPGQTGTASGEPGDVDAVNRLAAPLTGRTLAKYPDPLAPLAAARVADLPPLELYAVVDAVRAEADKHDLVLIEGAGGLLVPMGLRPSGEPWTMADLAVSLGVPAVVVARAGLGTLNHTALTLEALDRRAVPAGVVIGAWPTRPELVHWTNLTDLVPNLLGALPDGAGAMDPGVFRRSAPGWLTPALHGVLDDWRVWAEESG
- a CDS encoding sensor histidine kinase, which gives rise to MPIFDFSPPGLSDRWRRLLRDVLLWAVVAAPVGYAGFSPPYPRYALPLVVGKLVLLGVAAVLANRRAPLAALVLVVLGSVVDGNFVFAIPVFSYLAGRRSASAGRAAGVFVLIAAGGTALNLGVLGTGPATWFLLASVLLFAAVFPWLVGRYRRQQQELADAGRRHVEALTREERGAAERIRLRERARIAGEMHDSLGHDLSLIALRAAALEVAADLDDRHRAAAGELRTSVSAATERLHEIIGVLREEGGASVRPSGETVADLVEGAREAGMAVRMEAGPAVAELPAMTGHAAHRIVREALTNAARYAPGAPVEVRLTRDADRVEVAVVNGAAPAGPLPAPPSQGSGLLALAERVRLSGGTLHAGPRTEGGFVVRAVLPASAPPVEAIEGGDQRGPVERPVDAERRLHDARRRVRRSLLVALAAPVGFALVLSLVYYPVATAGTVLDRATFDQMRVGAARSELAGLPRRQLDRPTPADRADCEYYTDGNFPLAQPTWRLCFTDGRLVSKEWIA